CGGTGGCGTGGTCCAGGCTGCGAGCGGACAACACCGCACGCGCGTCGTGCAGCACCCGGGCGGAATCGCCGTGGCCAGTCAGGTGGGCGGTGACCATGTCCTTGCCGGGCGACAGTGTCCACACATGCAGGTCGTGCACGTCGGTCACGCCGTCAACGGAGTGCAGGGCCGAACGCAGCTCCGCCACGTTGATGTGTTTCGGGGACGATTCGGCAAGGATCCGTAGCGCGGTGCGGGCCAGCGAGATCGCCCGCGGCAGTACCCAGAGCGCGACCAGCCCCGCGACCACGACGTCGGCGTAGGGCCAGTGTGTGGTGATGGTTACCATGCCGGCGATCAACACGGCCAGGCTGCCGACGGTATCGGCGACGACTTCCAGGTAGGCGCCTTTGACCGCGAGGCTCTCCGTCGAGTGGGCGCGCAGCAAAACCGCGACCGCGGCGTTGGCCGCCAGCCCGGCCAGCGCCACCACGATCATCGGTACGCCGGGAATGGACGGGGCCGCGCTGAGCCGCTCGACAGCTTCGTCGAGGATGAACAGCGCGACACCGATCAGCAATACCGCGTTGCCTACCGCCGTGAACACCTCGGCGCGATGCCAGCCGTAGGTGCGCTCGGGTGAGGAGCTGCCCCGCCGAGCCAGCATGACCGCGACCAGCCCCATGAACACGGCGACCACATCGGTGAGCATGTGGCCGGCATCGGCCAGCAGCGCGATCGAGTCGATCAGCAATCCCGTGGTCAGTTCCACGACGAAGAAGGTCGCCAGGATCGCCGCGGCGATGATCATCCGGCGGCGCACCCGAGAATCCCGGGTATCGGTGGGAGTGTGATTGTGACCGGCGCCCATGGCGCCATAATATATGCGTACTTTCGCATATATCGCAAGGCGTCAGAGCCAGATGCTCCAGAAGCGGGTCAGCGCGCCACCCGCGGCGGCCAGCTGGTGCGGCACACCGGACAGGTCGAAGAGCCAGTACACCATCCCGAAGAACCACCGGTTGAGCGTCGGCGCCAGGAACAGGAACAGCAGAAACACCAGCGCGAACTGCTTGGCCGGTGCCAGGGCGCGCTGCGTCTCCGGTCGTAGATGCGGCTCCAGCGCGGCATAGCCGTCCAGGCCCGGGATTGGTAGCAGGTTCAGCACCAGCGCGGTGAGCTGAAGGAATGCCAGGAACGCCACCCCCGCCCACAACACCGCGTGGGCCGGGTCGAAGAAGAATTGGGTTGCTGTCAACAGCAGCACGGCCAGCACAAGGTTGACCGTCGGCCCGGCCAAGCTGACCATGGTGCGGCGCAGGGTCGTCATGAACCAGGTCTGTACGTACACCGCGGCACCAGGCAGGCCGATCCCGCCCAGCGCGATGAACAGCATCGGCAGACCGAGCGAGAGCATGGGATGGCTGTAGCGCCGCGGATCCAGCGTCAGGTAGCCGCGCACCGCGACATCGTGGTCGCCGAAACGCCAGGCGGTGAACGCATGCCCAAACTCGTGCAAGCACAGCGACACCAGCCAGCCGGCGATCACGAAGACAAACACTCCGGCGTAGGCCAGCGGCCGCACGCTCGCTCCGGCCAG
The nucleotide sequence above comes from Mycobacterium decipiens. Encoded proteins:
- a CDS encoding site-2 protease family protein, with amino-acid sequence MGLHESVRPSPLFLGLLGLTAVGGALAWLAGASVRPLAYAGVFVFVIAGWLVSLCLHEFGHAFTAWRFGDHDVAVRGYLTLDPRRYSHPMLSLGLPMLFIALGGIGLPGAAVYVQTWFMTTLRRTMVSLAGPTVNLVLAVLLLTATQFFFDPAHAVLWAGVAFLAFLQLTALVLNLLPIPGLDGYAALEPHLRPETQRALAPAKQFALVFLLFLFLAPTLNRWFFGMVYWLFDLSGVPHQLAAAGGALTRFWSIWL
- a CDS encoding cation diffusion facilitator family transporter, giving the protein MGAGHNHTPTDTRDSRVRRRMIIAAAILATFFVVELTTGLLIDSIALLADAGHMLTDVVAVFMGLVAVMLARRGSSSPERTYGWHRAEVFTAVGNAVLLIGVALFILDEAVERLSAAPSIPGVPMIVVALAGLAANAAVAVLLRAHSTESLAVKGAYLEVVADTVGSLAVLIAGMVTITTHWPYADVVVAGLVALWVLPRAISLARTALRILAESSPKHINVAELRSALHSVDGVTDVHDLHVWTLSPGKDMVTAHLTGHGDSARVLHDARAVLSARSLDHATVQIECPRGIAECVSSV